GGAGCGGCGGATTGAGGAACTGAAACTGATCTATCGGCAAATAAAGGAGCAGCATCAAGAGGACGGCACCTGGGACTGGTGGATCATGGCACAGATCGAGGAGATCGAGCTGGAGATCGAAGAGGCCAAACGCAAAATGGCCGTCAGGCAGGACGGCCATCCAGCAAAAGCTGTTTCAAATGTTATCACTCCGATTATACCTGCTTGGCAAACAGCGAGCAAGGAGGTCGTGCAAAGTGGGAGCCTTTAAGGATTCGATCATCTTCGACGAGGCGGACAGGCCGTTGGACTATTGTGATGATTGTGGAAACGGGATTTATGCGGCCAAGCAATCTGGAAGATCGGCGGAGAGATCTACTGTTGTAGTGCATGCTTCAAAAACGCTATCGGTGCTGTTGAGCCGATGCGGATCACATAATCACATAGTCGAAACCGGCGGCAATGCCCCGCTGGTCGCAGGGAGATGACCGCCCCTGCCTGATGAGACAGGTCTACATATGCGAGGTCAAAGCGTGGCGCAGCCGATGGAGCTGCAACGGCTGGCAGAGAGGTTGGGCTGCTGGCGGCCTCGTGACAAACGAAGAAGGGAGGAGAAACAGTGTTCAAATTGGACGAGTTTGCAAACGGTGCTCTTGCAGAGAAATTCAACATTGAAGCACAGCGAGTGCTGGAGAACATCGCGGATCCCAATACGGATCCAAAGAAGGCACGTACCATCACTTTGACAGTCACACTCAAAGCTGATGAAAACCGCGAACTGGCTATGGTTGACATCAACGCCAAGGCATCCCTTGCACCTGCAAAAGGTGTGCAAACGAAAATCATCATGGGTCGCGACAGACAAGGGAAGGTTGAAGCTGCAGAACTGAAATCTGGCGTAGTCGGTCAAACCTACATCACAGATGAAGGCGATGTAGCTGATGATCGCGGGAACAAAGTTGTGCAATTCAAATAATCGGGGAGGCTAACCCATGTTGAAAGAAGCTCTGCAGTATTTGATTGGTCTTGGAAATGCAAAAATTTTCAATTCTGTTAGCGGCCAGGAGTACGCTTCGCAAACGGTTCACTTGCTCAAACGACCAACACCAGATGCGTTGGTCGTCAGAAACCTCTCTGGCCTGGTGGATTACCTGATCCATAACTACGACAATCAGCCACCGGTCCTTGTTCATGTCGCCAGCCCGACGCAGGTGGATGTACTCAGCACTTTCAATACCGACTACAATCGGAATCATCTTTTGAGAGCCGAAGCGCTGCTTCCCAAAATCCCATTTGGACAGTTCTTGGATACTGAACAGTTCAACATTCTTCTCCAAAGCTGCTTCGTTTCGAACGAAGATCGGGCCATGGTGTTGAAAGTAATTGGCAACATCAAAGAGGAAACGGTATCTACATTCGGCGATGATGGGGTGTCTCAGCAGGTTACAGCAAAAACAGGAGTCGCCACCGTTGAAAATGTAGTGGTCCCGAATCCGGTTACTTTGAAACCGTTCCGAACATTCGTAGAAATCGAACAACCAGAAAGCGAATTCATCTTCCGGATGCGAACCGGACCGGCGGCAGGTTTATTTGAAGCCGATGGCGGAACATGGAAGTTGACCGCAATAGCGCGAATCAAGGACTACCTCCAAGCCGCGTTGGAAGATGAGGTTACCAACGGAAAAGTCACGATTATTGCATAACGCTGTGAACGAGTTGCCCGCCCGTGTTCAACTTCGCTTGCTGGGCGGGAAATTACTTCAAATATAAAACCCAGCGTTGCCGCGCTGGGTTCGCACAATACTATAGTTTGCTCCATCATAGCACAGTTGGAGCATGGAGGTAAATATGATAAAGATCAATAAACTGGAAATTGAAAACGTCAAGCGCGTCAAAGCGGTCAAAATGGAGCCGACCGCGAACGGCCTGACGATTGTCGGCGGGAAGAATAGTCAAGGGAAAACGAGCGTACTGGACGCGATTGCATGGGGCTTGGGCGGAAATAAGTACCGCCCTTCCCAGCCCGCTCGCGAGGGATCAGCAGTACCGCCCTATCTCCATATCGTCTTGTCCAACGGCCTGATCGTTGAGCGTAAAGGGAAAAACAGCGACTTGAAAATCATCGACCCGAACGGCCAAAAGGGCGGCCAACAGTTGCTTGACAGCTTCGTGGAAGAACTGGCGATCGATTTGCCCAAGTTTATGAACGCGAGCGCCAAGGAAAAAACGGCCATTCTGCTACGTATCATTGGCGTAGGTGATCGTCTACATGAATTGGAGCGTCAAGAACAGGAGTTGTACAACCGACGTCATGCGATTGGGCAGATTGCCGACCAGAAGGCCAAATTCGCCAAAGAACAACCATACTTTCCGGATGCTCCAAAAGAGCCAATTTCAGCATCGGAGTTGATCCGTCAGCAGCAAGAAATCCTCGCCCGGAACGGCGAGAACCAGCGCAAGCGGCAGCGGCTGGCGCAGATTCAGGTGGCATACGCAAATCAAGGAGAAGAAGTCAGGAGATTAAAAGCGTTGCTGGCCGAAGCTGAAACAAAATATGCGCAACTGGGGGGAGACTTGGAGATTGCCCAGAAAGACACGCTCGACCTGATGGACGAATCAACCGCTGAGTTGGAGGCGAACATCCGTCAGATCGACGAGATCAACCGTAAGGTCCGGGCAAATCTGGACAAGGACAAGGCTGAAGCGGATGCCAACGACTACCGCGTGCAATACGAAGCATTGACGGCCGAAATTACAGCCATTCGCCGTCAGAAGACGGAATTGTTGACGAACGCGAATCTGCCTCTGCCGGGCCTGTCGGTCGAAGATGGCGAACTGGTCTACAACGGCCAGCGCTGGGATAACATGAGCGGTTCCGAACAGCTCCGAGTGGCGACGGCAATCGTGCGGCGACTGAAACCAAACTGCGGATTTATTCTGTTGGACAAGCTGGAGCAGATGGATTTGGAGACACTTCGGGAGTTCGGTGCATGGTTAGAGCAGGAGGGGCTACAGGCGATTGCCACGCGCGTCAGCACAGGCGAAGAATGCTCCATCATCATTGAGGACGGTTATGTTGTCGGTCAGGAGGGCGTGCAATTGCAGCAGCCGCCAGGCGAAATCGATCCCGGACCAACATGGGGCACCGGATCCAAAACAACGTGGAAAGCAGGTGAGTTTTAAAAATGCAAGTCATCAGAGGGAAAGTCCAGAAGGCTAAAAAGGTTGTGCTGTATGGCCCAGAGGGGATTGGCAAGTCCTCTCTGGCCGCCCGGTTCCCGCGGCCCATTTTTATTGACACGGAAGGGTCGACGACGGAAATGGACGTTGATCGCCTGCCAAAGCCGACGAGCTGGGAAATGCTCAAGCAACAGGTCCAGTGGGTGAAGCAGCAAGCCGGGCAGTTCGGGACACTTGTCATCGATACGATCGACTGGGCGGAATTGCTTTGTAACGAAAGTGTATGCGCGGCTCACCAGAAGCGAGGTATCGAGGACTTCGGTTACGGCAAGGGATACATTTACGCGGAGGAAGAATTTGGTCGATTCCTTAATATGCTGAGCGACGTGATCGAAGCCGGAATAAATGTCGTCCTCAACGCGCATTCGCAAATCGTTAAGTTTGAGCAACCCGACGAGATGGGGGCCTATGATCGCTACCAGTTGAAATTGGGCAAGAAAACGGGTTCGCGCACTGCTGCCCTGGTCAAAGAATGGGCAGACATGGTCTTGTTCATCAACTATAAAACATTCTCCGTCGCGACGGATGACAAGGGTAGGAAGCATAAGGGACAAGGCGGCGTCAGGACGGTCTACGCCACGCATCACCCGGCCTGGGACGCGAAAAATCGTCACGGATTGCCGGATGAATTCCCGCTGGACTATGCCCATATCGCCCACATTTTTGAGGGTCCTACAAACGCGCAACCTGTCCAAACGCCTCCTGTAGCAACTCCGCCGGTACAGGAAGCATGGGGAAAGATGACCGACGAGCAACAGCTGCCACAGGAACAACAACCTTCTGCCGAAGAAGCATTGAAACCGCATATCCCAACCGACATTCCAGCCTCATTGCGCGATCTGATGGTCCAACATCAGGTGTCCGAAAATGAAATTCAAATCGTGGTAAGCAAGAGAGGTTACTATCCGATGGATACACCAATCGCCAATTACGATCCTGGCTTCGTCGAAGGTGTGTTGGTCGGAGCATGGCCACAAGTTTTCGAAATGATTAAAGCCATCAGAAATGACTTGCCATTTTAACAACGGGAGGAAATACACATGAATCAAATGGATAGAGAACTGAATTGGGACGACGAAATTCAAAAGGACGGCGGAGAGTTTATCGTACTGCCAGAAGGTGACTACAATTTTACGGTCACGAAGTTCGAGCGCGGGCGTTTCAATGGGAGCGAGAAAATGCCGCCGTGCAACCAAGCAAAACTGGAGTTGACCATTCACTCCCCTCAACACGGCGATGTGATCGTTTTCCATAACCTTTTCTTGCACACCAAGACAGAAGGGCTGCTCTCCAACTTCTTTACAGGGATCGGTCAAAAGAAGAAGGGTGAGCCGTTGCGTATGAACTGGAACGCGGTTGTGGGTGCAAAAGGTCGGTTGAAGTTGGAGATCAACAGATTTAAAGGCAAGGATGGCGTGGAGCGAACCAATAACCAGGTCAAGTCCTTCTATCCTTATGATGAAGTTTTTGGAAAGCAACAACAGCAATACCAGCAGCCATCTCAGTTTCAACAACAGCCGCAACAAATCCAATATCAAACACCGTTCCCGACCAGCCAGCAAAACGGCGGGTTTACGCCGGGCCAGTTTTAGGAGGGGACTATGGAACTCAGACCATACCAACAAAAGGCGCGGGAAGCAATTCAAACGGAATGGAGAAACGGCGTGAAAAAGACGCTCTTGGTCCTCCCAACCGGATGCGGCAAGACGATCGTATTCTCGAAGGTTATCGAAGACCGCGTAAGGCTGGGCGAGCGTGTGCTCGTCCTAGCCCACCGCGGAGAGTTGCTGGACCAAGCAGCCGATAAACTGGAGAAGTCAACTGGATTGAAGTGTGCGAGGGAAAAAGCTGAACAAACATCAGTCGGCAGCTGGTATCGCGTTGTCGTTGGAAGCGTACAAACCATGATGCGCGAAAAACGACTGGAGCAATTTGACCGGAACTTCTTTGATACGATCATCATCGACGAGGCCCATCATTGTCTTTCCGACAGCTATCAACGGGTGCTGCAATATTTTGATTCGGCTAACGTATTAGGCGTGACGGCTACGCCAGACCGGGGAGATATGCGAAATCTCGGATCATATTTTGAAAGCTTGGCTTTTGAGTACACGTTGCCGAGAGCAATCAAAGAAGGATACCTCAGCCCGATCAAGGCATTGACCATCCCATTGCAGCTGGATTTGTCAGCGGTCGGACAACAGGCCGGTGACTTTAAAAACAGCGATCTGGGGACAGCTTTGGACCCGTACCTGGAATCGATCGCTGCCGAAATGTGGCGCGTTGCCCAAGACAGGAAAATCGTCGTGTTCCTCCCGTTGGTTAGGACCAGTCAAAAATTCACGAATATTTTGAATAACATTGGCTTCCGCGCCGCCGAAGTCAATGGCGAATCACAGGACCGAGCAATGATTTTGGATGACTTCGATAAGGACAGATACAACGTCCTGTGCAATTCCATGCTGCTTACAGAAGGCTGGGATTGTCCCAGCGTGGATTGCGTAGTTGTCTTGCGGCCGACGAAAGTCCGTAGTCTTTACAGTCAAATGGTCGGGCGAGGTACCCGGCTCCATCCTGGAAAAACTGAGCTGTTGTTGCTGGATTTCTTGTGGCATACCGAGCGACATGAACTCTGCCACCCTGCCCACCTTATCGCCGAGAACGAAGAGATTGCGAAGGCCATGACCAAGCAGATCGAGCAGGCGGGCATCCCACTGGATCTGGAGGCGGTAGAGAAGCAGGCAACCGAAGATGTGGTCGCGCAGCGCGAGGAAGCGCTGGCAAAGCAGCTCGCCGAAATGAAGAAACGAAAACGGCAGCTTGTAGATCCCTTGCAATTTGAGATGAGCATCCAGGCGGAGGATCTTGCCAGTTACGTGCCAGTATTCGGTTGGCAGATGTCTCCGCCAAGTGATAGTCAGTTGAAAGCATTAGAAAAGATGGGGATTTATCCGGATGAAATTGACAACGCCGGAAAAGCATCACTCTTACTTGAACGTCTGGAGAAACGTAGACAAGAAGGATTAACTACTCCTAAGCAAATTCGATTTTTGGAACAGCGAGGATTCAATCATGTCGGTACTTGGTCATTTGAATCTGCCAAACGACTGATCGATAGAATTGCAGCCAATGGATGGCGTATTCCAAATGATATTAACCCCAAAGAATACCGGCCAGAGGTGTGACGGATGCGAATTATTGATTTAACGAATCAAAGAATCGGCAGATTGACAGTATTAAGTCGCTCAGGAAATATCGGAAAACACCCAGCATGGTTATGTAAATGTGATTGCGGAAAAACAACGACAGTGAGAGGCGACCACCTAAGAAATAATTTAATCAGAAGCTGTGGTTGCCTTGAAGAAGAAAACAGAAAAAATGGAGCAAATACCAAACACGGTGGCAGAAATTCTCGACTTTATGAAATTTGGTCTGGAATGCTCAAACGGTGTAACAACCCAAACAGTCACTCTTATGAGAATTACGGTGGCAGGGGTATTAAAGTTTGTGATGATTGGTTGGATTTCTCGAAATTTCGTGATTGGGCATTAAAACACGGATATTCTGATTCACTAAGTATTGATCGAATCAATAACGACGGAAATTATGAACCATCTAACTGCAGGTGGACAGATGCAAAGACTCAAGCTAATAACAGGAGAAAAAGACGAAAAAGTCTTTCAGTGGGGTAAAACCATGGAGCACAAACTCGATCTTATTGCACTGCTGGCCTATATCGACCCAGCTCAATTGACATACCAGGAGTGGCTTAGTGTAGGCATGGCCCTCAAATACGAGGGCTATACCGCAGCTGACTGGGATAACTGGAGCAAACGTGATCCGGCCCGGTACCATCCCGGTGAGTGCTTCAAAAAGTGGACGACGTTCGAAGGGGCTGGCACACCTGTTACGGGGGCAACGATCACGCAGATGGCCAAGGACAACGGCTGGGTGCCACGTTCTGATCGAGATGGCCGGGAACTCGGATGGGATGACGAGATAGCTGGCGATTACGTGGTGGTCGATAAGAACTGGATCGAGGGCAAGGAGATCCACGAGCCAGCCGTTTGGAACCCAGTGCAGCAATTGACCACATACCTGCAGACGCTCTTCGAGGCATCTGAAAATGTCGGCTACGTTACGGAATCGTGGCAAGACGATGACGGTAAGTACCTACCCACCAAAGGGGCGTGGGACCGAACTGCCGGCGAGCTGATTGAACTGCTACATATGTGCGAAGGTGACATCGGAGCAGTGCTCGGTGACTATAATCCAGCAGCCGGTGCGTGGATCCGGTTCAACCCGCTGGATGGCAAAGGCGTCAAAAACGAAAACGTGACCGAATTCCGGTACGCCTTGGTCGAGTCCGATACCATGGACATTGAAAAGCAGCATGCGATCATGCGCGAGCTGGAGCTGCCAATAGCTGTCCTCGTATACAGCGGCGGGAAGAGTCTCCACGCCATCGTGCGAGTGGAAGCAGCCAACTACGACGAGTACCGCAAACGGGTGGACTACCTGTATAACGTCTGCAAAAAGAATGGGCTGAATATCGACAACCAAAATCGCAATCCATCCAGGCTGTCGCGAATGCCGGGCGTCGAGAGGAACGGGAAAAAGCAATTCATCGTCGACACCAACATCGGGAAAGCGAGCTGGGCCGAATGGCACGAATGGATCGAGGGCATCAACGACGATCTGCCAGATCCAGAGAGCTTGGCGAACTATTGGGATAACATGCCGTCATTGGCTCCGCCGTTAATTGAGGGTGTGCTCCGGCAAGGCCATAAAATGCTGATGGCTGGGCCGTCGAAGGCCGGCAAGTCTTTTGCCTTGATTGAGCTTTCCATAGCCATTGCCGAGGGAGAGCGATGGTTGGGCTGGAAGTGCACGCAGGGGCGAGTCCTCTACGTGAATCTGGAGTTGGATAGTGCAAGTGCGCTTGATCGCTTCAAAAGTGTCTATCAAGCACTGGGACTGGAGCCAAGGAACATTGATAAGATCGACATCTGGAATTTGCGCGGGAAATCAGTCCCGATGGACAAGCTGGCGCCGAAGCTGATCCGGCGCGCGGCCAAAAAAGGCTATATCGCCGTCATCATCGACCCAATCTATAAGGTCTTGACTGGTGATGAGAACAGCGCGGACCAGATGGCGCACTTTACCAACCAGTTTGACAAGATCGCGACAGAGCTGGGAGCCAGCGTCATCTACTGCCACCACCATTCAAAAGGTGCCCAAGGGGGCAAAAAGTCCATGGACCGCGCCAGCGGAAGCGGCGTATTTGCCCGCGACCCAGACGCGCTCATCGACCTCGTGGAGTTAGATATTACGGAGGATCTGCTCAAGCAGGAGGA
This sequence is a window from Brevibacillus composti. Protein-coding genes within it:
- a CDS encoding ATP-binding protein, which produces MQVIRGKVQKAKKVVLYGPEGIGKSSLAARFPRPIFIDTEGSTTEMDVDRLPKPTSWEMLKQQVQWVKQQAGQFGTLVIDTIDWAELLCNESVCAAHQKRGIEDFGYGKGYIYAEEEFGRFLNMLSDVIEAGINVVLNAHSQIVKFEQPDEMGAYDRYQLKLGKKTGSRTAALVKEWADMVLFINYKTFSVATDDKGRKHKGQGGVRTVYATHHPAWDAKNRHGLPDEFPLDYAHIAHIFEGPTNAQPVQTPPVATPPVQEAWGKMTDEQQLPQEQQPSAEEALKPHIPTDIPASLRDLMVQHQVSENEIQIVVSKRGYYPMDTPIANYDPGFVEGVLVGAWPQVFEMIKAIRNDLPF
- a CDS encoding replication terminator protein — protein: MFKLDEFANGALAEKFNIEAQRVLENIADPNTDPKKARTITLTVTLKADENRELAMVDINAKASLAPAKGVQTKIIMGRDRQGKVEAAELKSGVVGQTYITDEGDVADDRGNKVVQFK
- a CDS encoding AAA family ATPase, with amino-acid sequence MEHKLDLIALLAYIDPAQLTYQEWLSVGMALKYEGYTAADWDNWSKRDPARYHPGECFKKWTTFEGAGTPVTGATITQMAKDNGWVPRSDRDGRELGWDDEIAGDYVVVDKNWIEGKEIHEPAVWNPVQQLTTYLQTLFEASENVGYVTESWQDDDGKYLPTKGAWDRTAGELIELLHMCEGDIGAVLGDYNPAAGAWIRFNPLDGKGVKNENVTEFRYALVESDTMDIEKQHAIMRELELPIAVLVYSGGKSLHAIVRVEAANYDEYRKRVDYLYNVCKKNGLNIDNQNRNPSRLSRMPGVERNGKKQFIVDTNIGKASWAEWHEWIEGINDDLPDPESLANYWDNMPSLAPPLIEGVLRQGHKMLMAGPSKAGKSFALIELSIAIAEGERWLGWKCTQGRVLYVNLELDSASALDRFKSVYQALGLEPRNIDKIDIWNLRGKSVPMDKLAPKLIRRAAKKGYIAVIIDPIYKVLTGDENSADQMAHFTNQFDKIATELGASVIYCHHHSKGAQGGKKSMDRASGSGVFARDPDALIDLVELDITEDLLKQEENKAVCAVYQQLFEKFNPDYLDEHVSQDDLLSARAMEDHAKRAIPAHLNAAQESIKQAVKSVRIRTAWRVEGTLREYPKFEPINMWFQYPIHKVDEVGSLKDIEPEGEAPAWKKAAEKRKSSAQKERRSKAEQFEDAVNNCNFGEPPTVKDVVEWFGKSGKEVSERTVRDWIKKYGYVLQDGLIVKDDGADHD
- a CDS encoding AAA family ATPase; amino-acid sequence: MIKINKLEIENVKRVKAVKMEPTANGLTIVGGKNSQGKTSVLDAIAWGLGGNKYRPSQPAREGSAVPPYLHIVLSNGLIVERKGKNSDLKIIDPNGQKGGQQLLDSFVEELAIDLPKFMNASAKEKTAILLRIIGVGDRLHELERQEQELYNRRHAIGQIADQKAKFAKEQPYFPDAPKEPISASELIRQQQEILARNGENQRKRQRLAQIQVAYANQGEEVRRLKALLAEAETKYAQLGGDLEIAQKDTLDLMDESTAELEANIRQIDEINRKVRANLDKDKAEADANDYRVQYEALTAEITAIRRQKTELLTNANLPLPGLSVEDGELVYNGQRWDNMSGSEQLRVATAIVRRLKPNCGFILLDKLEQMDLETLREFGAWLEQEGLQAIATRVSTGEECSIIIEDGYVVGQEGVQLQQPPGEIDPGPTWGTGSKTTWKAGEF
- a CDS encoding DEAD/DEAH box helicase, encoding MELRPYQQKAREAIQTEWRNGVKKTLLVLPTGCGKTIVFSKVIEDRVRLGERVLVLAHRGELLDQAADKLEKSTGLKCAREKAEQTSVGSWYRVVVGSVQTMMREKRLEQFDRNFFDTIIIDEAHHCLSDSYQRVLQYFDSANVLGVTATPDRGDMRNLGSYFESLAFEYTLPRAIKEGYLSPIKALTIPLQLDLSAVGQQAGDFKNSDLGTALDPYLESIAAEMWRVAQDRKIVVFLPLVRTSQKFTNILNNIGFRAAEVNGESQDRAMILDDFDKDRYNVLCNSMLLTEGWDCPSVDCVVVLRPTKVRSLYSQMVGRGTRLHPGKTELLLLDFLWHTERHELCHPAHLIAENEEIAKAMTKQIEQAGIPLDLEAVEKQATEDVVAQREEALAKQLAEMKKRKRQLVDPLQFEMSIQAEDLASYVPVFGWQMSPPSDSQLKALEKMGIYPDEIDNAGKASLLLERLEKRRQEGLTTPKQIRFLEQRGFNHVGTWSFESAKRLIDRIAANGWRIPNDINPKEYRPEV